The proteins below come from a single Methanocella sp. genomic window:
- a CDS encoding Rieske (2Fe-2S) protein, producing MPEFIHVTKKDGVHPGQVKNYYKEGKSIAVANIGGSYYAFEDSCPHMSARLSNGSLEGSIITCPEHSSKFDVTTGKPLSIENGPLVTYEVKVEGNDVLVKV from the coding sequence ATGCCCGAATTTATACATGTCACGAAAAAGGACGGCGTCCATCCCGGGCAGGTAAAGAACTACTACAAGGAAGGGAAGAGCATCGCGGTCGCCAACATCGGCGGCAGCTACTACGCTTTCGAGGACTCCTGTCCCCACATGAGCGCACGCCTCTCGAACGGCAGCCTGGAGGGGAGCATCATCACCTGTCCGGAGCACAGCTCGAAGTTCGACGTGACTACCGGTAAGCCCCTGTCGATCGAAAATGGCCCGCTCGTCACCTACGAGGTAAAAGTCGAAGGCAACGACGTGCTGGTAAAAGTCTAA